From the genome of Desulfovibrio aminophilus:
CGCCGGGCCAAGGCCCGGCGGGCGCGCCGACGCATTGAAAGGGGTCCAGGGGCCAGTGGCCCCTGGCCGCCGGAGGCCTATTTTCTTTCCTTCTCCACCAACTTCCCCAACAACTCGTAGGCCGCGACGAAGCTGTCCAGGCGGGCCTCGCCGGCGCCCACGAGGTCGTAGCCCGTGCCGTGGTCCGGGGAGGTGCGGGGAAACGGCAGGCCCAGGGTGGTGTTCACGGCCTCGCCGAAGTGCAGGAGCTTGAGCGGGCCGAGGCCCTGGTCATGGTACATGGCCAGGACCGCCGAATAGCGCCCCTTGGCCGCGAAGTGGAAGACCGTGTCCGCGGGCAGGGGCCCGGCCACGTCCAGGCCCAGGGCGCGGGCCTCCTCGATGGCCGGGGTGATGACCTCGATCTCCTCGCGGCCGATGCGGCCCCACTCCCCGGCGTGGGGATTCAGGCCGCAGACCGCCACGGGCTCGGCCAGGCCCAGGCGGCGGACGAAGGCGTGCGTCAGGAGCAGGCAGTTGAGCACGGCCTGGTGGGTGACGAGGCGCGGCACGTCGGCCAGCGGCGGATGGGTGGTGACCAGGCTCACGCGCAAGACCGGGCCGCAGAGATGCATGCAATGGCCCTCGGGCCCGGTGCCCAGGCGCTCGGCCAGGAACTCCGTGTGGCCGGGGAAATCGAACCCGGCGGCCTGGAGCATGGCCTTGTTCAGCGGACAGGTGAGCAGGCCGTGGGCCTGACCGGAGAGCAGGAAGCGCGTGGCCCACTCCAGGCTGATCCCGGCCGCGCGGCCTCCGGCCACGGTGGCCTGGCCGGGCGGCACGTCCAGACCGGCCAGTTCCGGCGGCTCGAAGAGATAGAGCCCCGGGCGTTCGGGCCGGGCGGAAGGATCATCCAGGCGTTCATAGAAAGGCTCGCCCAGGCGCGCCAGGGCGGGCTCCGGGCCGATGAGGATCACCGGGCCCGTGGGCGCGACGGCGGTGAAGAAACGCCGGACCAGCTCCGGGCCGAGCCCTCCAGGGTCGCCCAGGGTCAGGCAGACGGTCTTGGTCATGGTCATCCTTGAGTGAAGGCGACGGCGGCCAGGGGCGGCAGGCTCAAGGACAGGCTCCAGCCCCGGCCCTCGCGGTGGAAGGCCTCGGCGCCGCCGTTGTTGCCCAGGTTGGAACCGCCGTAGATGGCGGCGTCGGAATTGAAGACCTCGCGCCACCAGCCCTGGCCGGGGCAGCGCATGGCGTAGCCCTGGCGCGGCACGGGCGTGAAGTTGAAGACCCAGAGCACGGGGGCCTGGCCCGGAGCCTTGCGGGCGAAGCCCAGGACCGAGGCGCGGCTGTCGGCGAAGTCCATCCACTCGAAGCCCTGCCAGGAGTGGTCCTCGCGGTGCATGACCGGGAGGTCGCGGAGCAGGCGGTTCAGGTCGCCCACCAGCCGGGAGATGCCGGTGTGGGTGTCGAAGCTGTGCAGAATCCAGTCCAGCTCGGCCTGGGAGTTCCACTCGTTCCACTGGCCGAACTCGCCCCCCATGAACAGGAGCTTCTTGCCCGGATGCGCCCACTGGTAGGCCAGGAGCAGCCGCAGGTTGGCGAACTGCTGCCACATGTCGCCGGGCATCTTGGAGAGCAGCGCGCCCTTGCCGTGGACCACCTCGTCGTGGGACAGCGGCAGGACGAAGTTCTCGGTGAAGGCGTAGATCATGGAAAAAGTCAGCTTGTTCTGGTGAAAGCTGCGGTGGATGGGCTCGTAGTGGAAATAGTCCAGGGTGTCGTTCATCCAGCCCATGTTCCACTTGAAGGTGAAACCCAGGCCGCCGGTGTAGGTGGGCCGGGAGACTCCTGCCCAGGCCGTGGACTCCTCGGCGATCATGGCCGCGCCGGGAAAGTGGGCGTGGACCACGGTGTTCAGCTCCTGGAGCAGGTGGATGGCCTCCAGGTTCTCGTTCCCGCCGAAGGCGTTGGGAATCCACTCCCCTTCCTTGCGGGAGTAGTCCAGATACAGCATGGAGGCCACGGCGTCGATGCGCAGCCCGTCGATGTGAAATTCCTTGAGCCAGTAAAGGGCGTTGGCCAGCAGGAAGTTCTTCACCTCGTTGCG
Proteins encoded in this window:
- the pdxA gene encoding 4-hydroxythreonine-4-phosphate dehydrogenase PdxA, which gives rise to MTKTVCLTLGDPGGLGPELVRRFFTAVAPTGPVILIGPEPALARLGEPFYERLDDPSARPERPGLYLFEPPELAGLDVPPGQATVAGGRAAGISLEWATRFLLSGQAHGLLTCPLNKAMLQAAGFDFPGHTEFLAERLGTGPEGHCMHLCGPVLRVSLVTTHPPLADVPRLVTHQAVLNCLLLTHAFVRRLGLAEPVAVCGLNPHAGEWGRIGREEIEVITPAIEEARALGLDVAGPLPADTVFHFAAKGRYSAVLAMYHDQGLGPLKLLHFGEAVNTTLGLPFPRTSPDHGTGYDLVGAGEARLDSFVAAYELLGKLVEKERK
- the glgB gene encoding 1,4-alpha-glucan branching protein GlgB, whose amino-acid sequence is MTVNTSRTIPVYIPPFDLHLFGRGEHWDLYRILGAHPRTPDEGEAAGLPGYRFAVWAPNARAVSVVGDFNGWHSERHHLHPVGSSGIWAGFIPGLGQGTLYKYAVRHQSGHLALKTDPMAFFAEMRPGNAAVAWSLDNHEWRDQDWMAARRETGPRLHEPMSVYEVHAGSWRRRDGRFLTWSELADELIPYVRDLGFTHIQFMPLAEHPLDESWGYQTSHYFAPTSRFGRPEDLKDFIDHCHQAGLGVILDWVPGHFPKDDWCLGRFDGTALYEHMDPRKGEHPDWGTYIFNYGRNEVKNFLLANALYWLKEFHIDGLRIDAVASMLYLDYSRKEGEWIPNAFGGNENLEAIHLLQELNTVVHAHFPGAAMIAEESTAWAGVSRPTYTGGLGFTFKWNMGWMNDTLDYFHYEPIHRSFHQNKLTFSMIYAFTENFVLPLSHDEVVHGKGALLSKMPGDMWQQFANLRLLLAYQWAHPGKKLLFMGGEFGQWNEWNSQAELDWILHSFDTHTGISRLVGDLNRLLRDLPVMHREDHSWQGFEWMDFADSRASVLGFARKAPGQAPVLWVFNFTPVPRQGYAMRCPGQGWWREVFNSDAAIYGGSNLGNNGGAEAFHREGRGWSLSLSLPPLAAVAFTQG